The Acidobacteriaceae bacterium nucleotide sequence TGATGTCCGAAAACAGGAGCTTGTTGTGTCCGGTGCTCTTGGGGCAATCAACACAGCTTCCCGCTACTGGCACAAGCTGCGCGTTACGCTTGTCGAACGGCGCATCCTTGAGTGCGAGGACGATGTTGTATCAATCCAGAATTGCAGGTTACGGACGGGCAACAGGACGCGGGTGGGCTTGCTGCCTCCGTTGTAAACCTCCTTGAAGCAAACGGACAATGCCTGTTCCTGCTCGACTGGTTGCAGCTTCGCCAGCAAGAGAGCATGCCCCACGCCGATTTCTCGGCATAGAACGCCTCGACCACAACCCGCGGACGGTCTACGAGCTTAAGACGCTGGGCCACAAACGCCGGTGTCTTGCCCACTCGCACTGCTATCTGCTCAATGCAGTATTTCGGCTCCTCCAAGTCAACAACGCACGGAAGCTGTAATTGTGAAAGCGGCTCATGGCCGTGAGGTAATTGGTGAGGGCTTCTGAGTGTCCGGCCTCCAACTGTTCAATCAGTAGCTTGATGTTGGCGGCGATGAGTTCCTGTTTGGTGGAGGGCTTCTTGCCGTCGATGGCGGTGACATTGGTGGTGGCCTTGCTGCTCATTGTGTTTGCTCCTTTGGTCGGCTTTGGCTTTTGCACTTACCGCGTTGAAACGCGGCATGTACATGCCGAACGCCACCTGGCGAAGGCGGGGGTAGCAAACGGAAAGGTCTTCGAGCGAAGCTTTTTGGGGGACCGCGCGCAGCGTGGGGGAGCCAAAACCCGAAGGGCGAATGGCCTTGGAGAGCGCGGGGGCAGCGCCCCCGAGGGAAAGTCTGGTTACCGCATTCCGTGCGCGTCAGCGCACAGAGATGACAGGGTGGGCGTTGCGGGAGGGAAAGTCCCGCAGAGGAGGGTGGCGGAAGACGCGCAGCGTCTGGAGACAGGGAGGAGCATCATCCTCCCTCCACAGGAGACATTTCTCTTTTGCTGGTGTCCAATCGTAGTGATCACGGACACGATTCGGAGACACCTTCTATGGGGCGAGTGCGGCTACTTGGTGAAGATAGGAAAGCGATGGGTAGGCTGCTGGCACTGCGAGGGATTGCTGCCCTTTTGCCTTGATGGCATTGCTGACTGCTGGAGCGCAGCCTATCCGCCAGACGAAATTGGTCACGATCTACACACTTCCCCAACACCGACCAGCGGCCTCCGACGCCACAAGTCCGCCGTCTCATTAACCAACTCGGGAGCCCCGATCCAGTCATTGCTGAAGGCGCGGAATATGCACTCCTCAAACCTTTGTCCAGAGATCGAGCCACAGCTCCGATATGCCTTTGGCGAAGAGTTCAGGAAGCTACCACCGCCGCTTCCGAAATCGTTCTTGATGGAACATGGCTGCGTTGGCGGCGGAGGGTTTGGTGGTGCCCAGCCTGCCGAACGTCAGCCGCATCCGATCTATGCGTCCCTCGCCGCATTGCTGGAGCGGCGTAGTGAGCTTCGCTACAGCAGCCCACCGTTCACTCCCGCAACATTCCTTATTTCAAATCCAACGGAACGAAAGTGATCGCAGGATTCGAGGGCAATTTCGGGAACTTCGACTTCAGACCGGTGAAGGGATGCCAAGGGAAGGATTATGGAAGAGTCTTCAAGAGTTCGGCAGGCTTCACCAAGGGCCAAAGCCAGCTTGCAAATAATATGGCTGCCCCAGTGAGATGACCCATCATACCGATGGCTACGATCTCCGATTACAGGGTTCGAAAGCTATCCTGTGGGATGAAGTCTTGAATCGATGCTACAGTGCGAATATGCCTTGATGCTGGTCCACACTTTGTACCCGACCGCTTTGAAAACGGTGAGTCCTTTGAGTTCGAAAGGGCCTTGACTCAAGACATAATGACGACTCGCTCGTCTATGCCTGCAGTGCCAACGTGTATGTCTAGGTTGTTAGGGAGCTGCAAGCGTGATGAGGTCTTGCTGTCTGGCAGGATAGCGAATGCGATGAAGTGCATGCCTATAAGTATTTGCGATAGCCGCTCGTAGTCTCTTGCAAGTCTTTGGAAGGGAGCTGCCGGGCCGCAGGAGCATTCGACAACCATCGTCCAGACGGTAAGACGATGCCTCGTGTGGCCATGGGGCCGACTGAGTCGGATCTGGTGCTGTTGGGCGGTTTCGACGGCGTTCGACGTGATAGGCGCTCATCGACTTGGGCACGTCTTCCCTAGTCGACTGGTGTAATCGTCAGTGCAAGCAGATGGCCCAGGGTGTCGACCGTGATATGCACTTCGATCCCTTGCGCCGCTTGTCCCAATCGTAGTCTGCACGTGCTCCACACCCGAGCGTGGGCGGCACAGTTGGTTCGCTAAAATCCAACCGTCGCATCTGCGTACTTCATACCTTCCGAAGGAACTCTAGGAGACCTTGGAAAATTTCCAGGTTCGCCGCTCGCAGGCTTCGCATCGCCATGGAAACAAATGAACCACGCTCAGAATGTATCGTTCGATAATTCCGATTCTGTGACTTCTACGGAGAGTTTTAGTGCCACAATGACGACAAGACCTCATGGGTACCTCCGAAGTTCGCGGTCACGTCAATCACAACCCGTGCGCTCTTACTTTCGCATCGGACTGCCCTTCGCTTCATCAACGATAGTATCTTATTCGTTGATGTCACGCAAGTAGACGACTACTTGCTCGGGTTGCGTGGGTGTATTCGGCGGCGAGGAGAACTCTTTCTGTCACGCCATCCTACTTCGGCGTGTCCAGTTTAAAGTTTGCAGCTGCGACACCCATACAAATAACGCTATCATAGGTCATGAATCACTGGTACCGCCCACTGGGATTCGATGTTGAACTCTTTGCTCTTCGAAACTAACGCATAGTGGCGACCACCCCTTGAATGATTGGGTGGTGAGTTGTAACGCGGACGCAGATCCGAGCCCCTCAGCGTGGTGTTCCGTTCCCTGAAGATCAGACTTCCCCGCACCAATCCGATCTTCAAGCAATCCGTTATGTGTTGCCTTTCGGTATCTGTTTCGACAGATTTGATCCAGCAAGAGAGGCGGTGCTACTGACAAGACGAGCAATGCGCCGGCCAACAAGACCAGAGTTGAGAACATACCTACCTCCACGATCAAAATCTTGACCACGGTCAGCATGGGCGCGCCGTATCAACAGACAATGAACTGATCGTTGTTTTTCGATAGAACTTCGAATTAGGGGTGAGGGGTTTCTGACCTCCGGACCACTGTATGACCCAAGGCGGCATGGTGTGCCGTAGGATTCGGCATAAATTACGCGTCAAAGATGTATGACTCTCGCCCCGAAATAGACGCGCGAAATAAAGATCCTGGGTTCTCACCGAGCCACATCCGACGAATTCTTTAGATCGTTCGCACATCTTCTAAAGCCCAGCCTCGGTGGAGGAATAATTTCCTCTCCGGCTATTGCACGTAGGCCGCCCAAAGCTCCGGATGGCGAGCACTCATGAGCCGCCTACCTGGGTTGGAGAGTTTCGTGAGTATTGCAAGCGGCAAGCATATTCGGGAAAAATCTCAAATTGATACGTGGTTTAGCGATGGATACTGAGGGATGAGGCTTCCTTCGCTTATGGCGCGTTACCTTTCGGAACAAATTTCACCCAGCACCAAATTTGCGAAAATGGTTATCCATAGTAATAATCAATAGATCGAGGCTAGGTAACGACGGGACCTCGGAGGTTCTGAGGCTAAGTGTCTTCCCTCCCGAAAGCGATGTCCCCGCGTTGCAAACTTCCAAGCCGGTTCGAATACGGCAAGCGGAACCGTCATCGGAGGGATTGCGAATAAGGGGATGTTTCAGTTGGTGCCGTTGGTGTCACGCACCTGATCTTGGCGCCGTCCTGCTGGGCCCATTAGTGGCTGTGGTGCCAAAGGGTGGGAACTCCCGCACGGAGGCTTCACTAACCTTGAGGCGCCGACCGTCTTCTGCACACAGGCACGAGTATCATTCCTCCTAGCATCCCCTGCCGACACCGGAGCCGGGGGTGGGGGCACCATAGAGCAGATCCTGATCCCTGTGCCTCCAATCCTGAATGCCAACAAAGGGCAACGATATGCCATGAAGACAATGGTATTCCTCACTTCTGTTAGCATAAAGTGCAATTAAGGAATTTCAAACTCGATGCCAAGCTCAGAAATGCAAAGGCCTAGGTACGAGGGGTTGCAAACTCTTCGTGCGATTGCGGTTCTTCTGGTTTTGACCTACCATGCGGCGGCCCGAACTGCCCAGATTCTCTCGCGAAATATCGCTGACTGGGGCCGTGGACGCGCAGGGGTCGATATCTTTTTCGTGCTGAGCGGATTCGTAATGGTGTACTCATCCCTGCGTCTCTTCGACGATCCATACGGATGGAAAATTTTCCTAGAGAGGCGGCTCGCGCGGGTTGTTCCAATGTATTGGATTGCGACAACGATTAAGATCGCGATCATGCTGATGGCAGCATCGCTAGTCTTACACTCATCACTTACTCCTTCGACTATATTCCTTTCATTTCTTTTCCTCCCTTCCGCTCTAAAGGAAGGCTCCGGCTTATTGATTCAAGCGGCATGGACTCTCAGTTTCGAGATGCTGTTCTATTGCCTTTTCACTTTTATTCTTTATTTTCGCTTGAGTCTCTTTCCAGTCATGGGAATAGTGCTTTCGTGTTTTACGCTTATCTCATTTTTGCACCCCCAGTCATCCTCCTCGCCCCTCTTTTTCTTCTTCAATTCGGTGATATTTGAGTTTTATTTAGGCATGTTGATTGCGAGATACTGTACAGGGCGCTTCCGAGTCACGCGGGTTCAGGGAATGGCGATCTTTAGTCTAGGAATATCGCTTCTCCTGCTCTTGCCGGAATATCCGACTATTCCTCGACTCTTTACGATGGGCTTACCGTCTGCCATGATGGTAATGGCTATAGTTTTGCTAGAGGAATATCTAGCCCGTCCAGCCAAAGCGATTCTATGGATTGCGGAGGCTTCGTATGCAATCTATCTATTTCAGATGCTTACAATTCAGATAGTTCCTACACTACTAAAACGTATTCACTATCCAAGTGTCACATTGTCGTTTATCGGATGCATCTTTGTCGGTGTGGCGAGCGGCGCAGTCATGCACCATGGCGTTGAAAGACCAATCACAACTTGGCTTAGGGATCATCTGAGAGTGCGGCATCGGAAGTTCATTCATCAGCCATAATTGCGTCCCGATCGGATGTGGAAGATGTGCACTATCCTATCAAACTAGGGACTTCCTATGGTGAACCTTCGCAATTGCACCAGCGCCGGACGTGGCGTTGTCGTGTCCGATGTGCCGCTCGAAGTCGTCATTTCGGCCCACTATGCCCTATCGGGGCATAGTGTTACAATCAGGTGAATCGCCTGCTCAAAATGAACGATTGGTCAG carries:
- a CDS encoding acyltransferase encodes the protein MQTLRAIAVLLVLTYHAAARTAQILSRNIADWGRGRAGVDIFFVLSGFVMVYSSLRLFDDPYGWKIFLERRLARVVPMYWIATTIKIAIMLMAASLVLHSSLTPSTIFLSFLFLPSALKEGSGLLIQAAWTLSFEMLFYCLFTFILYFRLSLFPVMGIVLSCFTLISFLHPQSSSSPLFFFFNSVIFEFYLGMLIARYCTGRFRVTRVQGMAIFSLGISLLLLLPEYPTIPRLFTMGLPSAMMVMAIVLLEEYLARPAKAILWIAEASYAIYLFQMLTIQIVPTLLKRIHYPSVTLSFIGCIFVGVASGAVMHHGVERPITTWLRDHLRVRHRKFIHQP